A genomic segment from Thermostichus lividus PCC 6715 encodes:
- a CDS encoding glucose-1-phosphate adenylyltransferase, translating to MKRVLAIILGGGAGTRLYPLTKRRAKPAVPLAGKYRLIDIPVSNCINSEINTIYVLTQFNSASLNRHIARTYTFAGLTDGFVEVLAAQQTPENPNWFQGTADAVRQYLWLLADWDVDEYLILSGDHLYRMDYRQFVQRHRDTQADITLSVLPVDEAAASGFGLIKVDGTGRVLDFREKPQGEALLSMRVDTTRYGLSAEDAHRKPYIASMGIYVFKRQVLIDLLQQLADATDFGKEIIPAAARTHRVQTFVFNGYWEDIGTIGSFYEANLALTQQPQPPFSFYDEAAPIYTRPRYLPPSKILSSNITESIISEGCILKECQVHHSVLGVRSRVESGCVIDHSLLMGADFYQHSGQRSALLEQHKIPMGIGANSIIRRAIIDKNACIGREVKIINKDHVEESNREEQGFYIRSGVVVIIKNAVIPDGTVI from the coding sequence ATGAAACGAGTCTTGGCGATTATTCTTGGAGGCGGTGCCGGAACGCGCCTCTATCCCCTCACCAAACGCCGTGCCAAGCCTGCCGTTCCTCTTGCCGGAAAGTACCGCCTGATCGATATTCCCGTCAGTAACTGCATCAATTCCGAAATCAACACCATTTACGTCCTGACCCAATTTAACTCTGCCTCCCTCAACCGTCATATTGCCCGCACCTACACCTTTGCAGGGCTGACCGATGGTTTTGTGGAAGTCCTTGCGGCTCAGCAAACCCCTGAAAACCCCAACTGGTTCCAGGGCACTGCCGATGCCGTGCGCCAATACCTCTGGCTGTTAGCCGATTGGGACGTGGACGAGTACCTAATCCTCTCAGGGGATCACCTCTACCGCATGGACTATCGCCAGTTTGTCCAGCGCCACCGCGACACCCAAGCAGACATTACCCTTTCGGTGCTGCCGGTGGACGAAGCCGCTGCCTCTGGGTTTGGGCTGATCAAAGTGGACGGCACCGGTCGGGTGCTAGACTTCCGCGAAAAACCCCAAGGGGAGGCTCTGCTATCGATGCGTGTTGATACAACCCGCTATGGCCTCAGCGCCGAAGACGCCCACCGTAAACCCTACATTGCCTCCATGGGCATTTATGTGTTTAAGCGGCAGGTATTAATTGATTTGCTGCAACAACTGGCCGATGCCACCGACTTTGGCAAAGAAATTATTCCGGCGGCGGCTCGTACTCACCGTGTGCAAACCTTTGTCTTTAACGGCTACTGGGAAGATATTGGTACCATTGGCTCCTTCTACGAAGCCAACCTAGCCCTCACGCAGCAACCGCAGCCTCCCTTTAGCTTTTACGACGAAGCTGCTCCCATTTATACCCGCCCCCGCTACTTGCCCCCCAGCAAAATTCTGAGTTCTAACATCACCGAATCCATTATCAGTGAAGGGTGTATCCTCAAGGAGTGCCAAGTCCATCATTCCGTCTTGGGAGTGCGATCGCGCGTTGAATCCGGCTGTGTCATTGATCACTCCTTACTCATGGGGGCTGACTTTTACCAGCACTCAGGACAGCGCAGCGCTCTCCTAGAGCAACATAAAATTCCCATGGGGATTGGCGCCAATAGTATTATCCGTAGAGCCATTATTGACAAAAACGCCTGTATTGGTCGGGAGGTCAAAATTATCAACAAAGACCATGTCGAAGAATCTAACCGCGAAGAGCAGGGGTTTTACATTCGCAGTGGTGTGGTCGTGATCATTAAGAATGCCGTGATTCCTGATGGTACAGTTATCTAA
- a CDS encoding translation initiation factor IF-2, producing MGFVDMAIAQLAADYGVSVEVVCDWCDRLGIRYTSPQTRLPLEDAKAIILALTTPPASDQRDTPPQS from the coding sequence ATGGGGTTTGTGGATATGGCGATCGCCCAGTTGGCTGCTGACTACGGGGTTTCTGTAGAGGTGGTCTGTGATTGGTGCGATCGCCTTGGTATTCGCTATACCAGCCCGCAGACGCGCTTGCCCCTAGAAGATGCGAAAGCGATCATTCTGGCGTTGACCACCCCCCCTGCCAGCGATCAACGGGACACACCACCGCAATCGTAA
- the psbV gene encoding photosystem II cytochrome c-550, translating into MLKKCVWLAVALCLCLWPFTTGTAMAAELTPETLTVPLNSEGKTVTLTEKQYQEGKRLFQYACASCHVGGITKTNPNLDLRTETLALATPPRDTIEGLVDYMKNPTTYDGEEEIAEVHPSLRSADIFPKMRNLTEQDLVAIAGHILVEPKILGDKWGGGKIYY; encoded by the coding sequence ATGTTAAAGAAATGTGTTTGGCTTGCGGTAGCTCTCTGCCTCTGCCTTTGGCCATTTACCACAGGCACCGCCATGGCTGCTGAACTAACCCCAGAGACGCTGACCGTCCCCCTCAACAGTGAAGGGAAAACGGTGACCCTCACCGAAAAGCAATATCAAGAAGGCAAGCGATTATTCCAGTATGCCTGTGCGTCCTGTCATGTGGGAGGTATCACTAAAACCAATCCTAACCTTGATCTGCGCACGGAAACCTTGGCGCTGGCTACCCCCCCTCGGGATACCATTGAGGGGTTGGTGGACTACATGAAAAACCCCACCACCTACGATGGCGAAGAGGAAATTGCCGAGGTGCACCCCAGCCTGCGCAGTGCGGATATTTTCCCCAAAATGCGTAACCTGACGGAGCAAGATCTAGTGGCGATCGCGGGTCATATTCTCGTTGAGCCGAAAATTCTCGGGGATAAATGGGGTGGCGGCAAAATTTATTACTAA
- the psbV2 gene encoding photosystem II cytochrome PsbV2: protein MHLTRFWAPRLGLLLLLVMVWCWGAIATPAAASGVDNYVIQYLKATEAIELPLNDRGDTRAFTPEDLTRGKRLFEENCKNCHVGGTTLPNPLVSLSLKDLKGAVPPRDNIASLVAFQRLPMSYDGSEESYWCRQVSEDWLTTNQLEDLAAFILRAAAVAPGWGTETFADSAP, encoded by the coding sequence ATGCACCTAACTCGTTTTTGGGCACCGCGCCTAGGATTGCTCCTCCTGCTTGTTATGGTTTGGTGTTGGGGGGCGATCGCGACTCCAGCCGCTGCCAGTGGGGTTGACAATTACGTCATCCAGTACCTGAAAGCAACTGAGGCCATTGAACTGCCCCTCAATGACCGTGGCGATACTCGTGCCTTTACGCCCGAAGATCTCACCCGCGGTAAGCGCCTCTTTGAGGAAAACTGCAAAAACTGTCATGTGGGTGGCACGACCTTACCCAATCCCTTGGTGTCCTTGTCCTTAAAGGACCTCAAGGGAGCCGTGCCGCCTCGGGACAACATTGCGAGCTTAGTGGCGTTTCAGCGCCTGCCCATGTCCTACGATGGCAGCGAAGAAAGCTACTGGTGCCGCCAAGTGAGTGAGGATTGGCTCACCACCAATCAGCTAGAGGATTTGGCGGCCTTTATTTTGCGCGCGGCAGCCGTGGCTCCCGGCTGGGGCACTGAAACCTTCGCCGACAGTGCTCCCTGA
- the petJ gene encoding cytochrome c6 PetJ has translation MKKLLISVCALAIATFMVLTPAAVAADLANGAKVFSGNCAACHMGGGNVVMANKTLKKEALEQFGMNSEDAIIYQVQHGKNAMPAFAGRLTDEQIQDVAAYVLDQAAKGWAG, from the coding sequence TTGAAAAAACTATTGATCAGTGTTTGCGCCTTGGCGATCGCCACGTTTATGGTGCTGACCCCCGCTGCCGTTGCAGCAGATTTGGCAAATGGCGCAAAAGTCTTTAGTGGGAACTGTGCGGCGTGCCACATGGGTGGTGGCAATGTGGTCATGGCCAACAAAACCCTTAAAAAAGAAGCCCTCGAACAATTTGGCATGAACTCTGAAGATGCCATTATTTACCAAGTGCAACACGGCAAAAACGCTATGCCTGCCTTTGCTGGCCGCTTAACGGACGAGCAAATTCAAGACGTGGCCGCCTACGTGCTGGATCAAGCCGCCAAAGGTTGGGCTGGCTAA